gcagtaaatatacatttttatcaatcttcatactaaaaatatagttactattataattttgtataactctgctaatataaattgctgttactattcatatattactatacaaattgcaatgttagtttgcaatttctagtagcagatacaaacagttgtcaactcgttattgtagcacaacaaccaaaatatatgttcgtgctatagcagcatacacacttttttgccgaactaatattgcgcgtcagcattcgtttttgttttgttgtgctagcaattttctctggcagcaatttacatttctttggttgctctgctatggttgcattgatatttcttgttttttggctatttggatgctgctagttattttattgtcaagtatgtaatacgaaataacgattattcattagtgtaaatatttttgaatctaactgagatattgacttgcattttttttgtaagaccaaaaattaaaatatctaaacaagaaaaaaaatgttcggaataaatgtggatcaaattgttcctaatatgtatttgcaatcctattaaaattttgataaaaattttagttttagaaactcaataaatatgtaatatgtaataaaatctttatttattagcaaaactcaatgaaattttcaacgttttttaaatttgtcattccaaattacaaagtgtaaaaaaccttttcaaaaggtcaaaaggaatcccacaattcctaaaaatgtatgcgaaaatcccgaaaatggtattttttacaattttaaccatagggtctacatttcctccggggctgggaaaatactttggggataaataggaaacacatcaaggtttctaaagctgctttccgttttttgatcccaactttgggattttagaacatgtggcccaaagttgaaattttgataaaaaaataggtcaaattccgaaggacgaaagggcaacatgttcaaaaaataggacatgttttttataccaaaatgttctctgtaaagctaccttacagaaaaacataaaattgttatatgttcttaaagaaattttttttttaataaaaaagagttcagTCACCTGttcatccaaaaaacagcaaaaatctactattttttgaattcttaaattgaaaatcgtttatttttggatctataatcgatattactctgaaatattttgtatattactgataatttagttgtctaactaacaaaaaaaatcgagcctgttcggtacaaaagtacgacatatatttttaaaaaagcggaccaaggtatggcaaaattttaaaatttcaattttgaaatgcttataactcgaaaagtataagagataaatagcacacgcaagcatattttttcaagacataggcgagcgctttctaaacatataaaactctttgaaatcgagtgggaaacaaaaaaaatggcacgtgtttaaaaattttgcatgtcgaaggtaccttattttgagcccccatagcgccgcccctggggcATTTgttgggcccattttaataatttaaactcgaatactcattggctacgcccgcgtcaaattttatcctgatcagatcagcagtttagaaatgccagatttatttcaaacaaattttgattctgcccaactgtacattgggtgtgtttactgatatgttgttatgcacttatcaagaacagcaactgatagcatcaattgcagaaatgtcaattgtgctatagcacaaccacagaagtgtgtatttttgctagaaaagtttgacagcacaacaaaataaaacgaatggagtgcaatattagcacgacaaaaaaactgtgtgtgctactaaagcacgaacatatattttggtggatGTGCAATTAattgtgtttgctactaaaaattgcagactagcattgcaattttaatagtaatacgaacgaacagtatgaatatttatattagttgattgtgatgaaatgagataatttcatatttattgcatagtcaaatgtaagcaatatgttgctagagctgaatatcgaaaccctgCTTTTAGTATAAGTTTCttctgaaatatatttaaacaataatcttgaatataaattgaaatatttgaagtacttaaaaatgttttgaaaactgAAGTGCGCTTTCTAACGGCAACAATTAAGATTATAGGTTTTGATTTGATTTAtgggtattttaaaataattaaaatttctaatcaAAATCAGTTTCTGAGCTCATAAATCACATGCTAAATAAACTCTTTAGAAGTACTTTAATTAACTTTATAACGTTTTTATGATAGGATTGTGATTGTGcgtaataaacaaataaatgtgtTTATATACATTATAATTAACTGCTAGGACAAGTTTTGTCAGTATTATTATTCATGATTTTCCATAAAGGCCTCTTTACTATTTATtgtaaaacagtttttaaagaagaaaatagaATCAAAACTCCATGAACTTTGTTCCAAGTTCTTGACAAAATCTCAAGCACATGTCTGATAAGCGTCattctttataaacattttaaagattaCAGCAAATTGTGGCCTAAAgcaattttgaaatatgtacattgaagGTTTTCTGCAAGTCATTAaagattttgttaagaaaatcgttttttataaattttttttcataaaacaaacgatttatttcagttatttttttaaaaaaaatagattttttgtgaaaaacctATTTACCAAAAGTAAAAAttctttcttataaaaaaaatatttttaaactttttttacattgaaatatgaaacttatttttcacaaaaacttctttatattttaaaatttttcataacagTATTTTCGATTATATTGGTAATGCAACGGTTGATTGAGCAACTGATAAATGtttctaaaaattagtttttaatttaagtaaaaaataagcAACTATTGTTTTCgctattgttttttaaataacttacagCCTAACCGCAAAAaccgaaaaatcgatttttaatccATAAAGtcgactattattttaaattttgtaccataaaactaaattcaaatactatttaaaattttgttttattatttcacactaggcaataatttagttgcgcaagtctgtttttaattttcaaaaacatgaatgaaaaaacaaagcttttactttattttttattcccagtaagcaccaaagccacaaaaattcaagcacttgaacattttgtgggaatttgacttgaatgcaaatgtaattatactttagacatgaaaaatatttgaaaatttatttttcaaacaaaaaacatatggcttgaatttatgtttcctttttactggagaatgctattgaaataaagtgtaatacaactgtatttcaattgcttgactataattcaaggcttgaattacacttgctttcaacttgaattccagtaaaaatacttattgggtttatttattttttaaaacgtaGAGACATCAAGAAACTTGTTAATAACGTTATtaaaatagctgaaataattaTTTGGTTACTAAAACCTTTTTGTTAATTTGATATGTTACTCTTAACTTTATAACTAGTAAATgcttaaataaacaattaaaaataaaaagaaactaaTGTTATTTACTTGAAGATTATGTTATTTACTaacgatttaaaaattaagttgcGCTATAATGTTAAACTTAATTGTACTGTAGATAATCTTTAGATTTAAGTAATCTAATgatctttttaataaaacaaaaatgttaacccaaattaaaatatatagtatTCTATAGAATATTATATATACTAAACAACGAACCCGTGATAGAGTATATTTCCATTAAACATACTTAATACTGATCAACGTAAATGTTtaattgatattaaaaaatatttattacgatTAATTTGAAACTTGTTTCATTAATTCcttaaattatcaaatattttcagaaattgCAATAATAggtttaatcaaataaaaaagatGTTATTTCAAGATAATTTACACAGTGtgtgtataaaataataaagaaaagtaggcgtgttttttttattataatcttttaaaaacataaaatgatttgaaataaaattatttctaacaatatgaaataataaattatcaATTGAATATAAAGAATATTATGTGttatcattaacaaaaaaagtaaaaaaaaatatataaaaaatcaccaAACCAAAACAACAAATTATCAGTTTATGACAATGATAATGTTGTTAACTTGATGGCTCTCTGgaaatgaatgaaaatatttgttaatggtCTGCTCCATGTATGTACTTAAAAAGAGTATGTCTGTGCATACATACGTAAGTAAACACCAGCCAGcactttataaaaattaaaaagtaatttaaaaccaaaatataacaTTCATTCTATATTTCAACGTGGTATAGAGTGGACGCGTGAAATATAAATACACACCAACCATCAAACTCTGGTCAATATAGTAAATAACaaattcgaaattattaaaaatttattattaataataaaatttttaatacaatttgaatattattttataacgaGCTAATACAAAATGACGGATTTAGAAGGTgcgaatttaaataataatacagTGAAATCTTTCAATGGAGTTTTAATGCCTATAaactttatatacaaataaaatttatacactTCTCCTTAAAGTGTTCAAGTTCGTTGTAACTCTAAAAGGGCCGGACTTTGTTGGGAGATTTCATTGTACATAGTTTATTTGTACTatatgttgtaaaaaaaaaacttgatttaacaaaattttgtaaatattattattaatagaaCTAACATGCTTTACTGCTAAAGTAAAGCATCCAAAACGTGAGTAAATTGTTTAATTGCCgctaaactaaatattatttCGTGCTAATTATTCgtgtaatgaaaacaaattcatatttatataaaataaaatttgttgtgtgAGTGTATTGTAGATACCGGaagatgtttaatttaaaattaaaaaaaaaaactttcagtaatatttatttaaactgatAAACTTTGacacaatttaataattaaacaaattatagagatgaagaaataatttaaaatgtgttaACATTTGTGTGAAATAAAAGTAATTGTTTTTGTAGCAATACCTTTAAATACTTTGCagtcacattttttataaaaaatataacaatgtgttttattgaaaaaaaaacgtgcgaaaatttgtttaaatatttaactttttggTTAAACAAATATGCTGACTTAAAGTTCCATGACCAATATTAGGGTGTTACAAAGAAAAGTATTATATTACAAGATTGCTTTGAATAGActtttgaatttaaaagaaaaatcaaacaaaattatgaaaaacgttttgtgtaaaattacaaaaaaaaaaactttgtttttatggTATTAGCGGAAGTGGATTTCAACAActcttcataaaaaaatgtttaacatgtTTCCTAATGTCAAATTACAAGTACAAATATGGTAAATATACGTTATAGTTGGtcagaataaataaatttgaatttttgaaaaatgatcACTCCACTGCTATACATTTATATCTCTCTCAAGCCTTTTATAACAGaacaaaagtaaatttttaaaaaaaaaattcgcccAGTGACAACATTAATTTAAGCATGTTATGTATAAcataacataattaaaaaaataaagaaaattattttaaaagtcgCGACCCTAgataatttgaacaaattttaaaagcagTCTTTGCTTGAGGTGCTTCTTGTCAAAAAACCcaataatttgttttctatttaaatatgtactGTTGATAGCTTAGTGTTTTAActcagttattttatttaaagtctaATGTTGCTCTCAAAAGGTAATGGAGCAACGTTTTTGCTTTCAGAAGTGGAGAGAAGAGAtgacaataaatttcaaaataatcaaatatttccgtaaacaaatttattattaacgTTTTCTTGTTCAAATTAAATGActaaactaataattaaaacaaatttggcactattattatatatttaataacttaGTTACactcaatttcatttaaatgagataataattttgcaatttaaaaaaaaaaaaattttagtaaacatttattaagctaacattaaaaaatacttattctacgttttgtattaaaatctcaCAAAATGTTGAGTAGTGTGCAAAATAAgataattttacttttgacaGTTTAATACCAAACGATATCATAGTAAAGATTTAACGTTTGCATAAAAAtcttttagttattgaaataagaatttcaaaatacaatttgaagcagttcaactgcaaaaaaaaatatacatccGTCTCTCagatgaaatttataaatattctaGTCGACATAGAGTATCTAATTTCTAAATACGTCAGTCTTCTTAAGAAAGTCAAATACCTACCTGTCCGGTTATATTGGACtgagttaaatttaaaaattttatccttatttgattttatgtttttccaaagtttaatttaacttgcaatgtttgtttatttgtttgtatgtttttttagaTCAACATTTGTAACTGCATTTTACCTAAAGAcaatgcaacaatattttcgaaaattcgaagttgttcaaacatttttaaagctgttaaaataatttctagATCATGCATAAATCTGACGAATATTcattattatgtatgtataagctTTTAAAGATATGTTCGAAATATTCAAGGAATTaaataaatgcttgatttaaacatgttattatttattgtaataaatcATGAAAGGACCTTTAATTTGATAACATGCCCAACTAATTTTATACACAAAGGAGACAGAAAAAAGCCAATATTTGTTCCCAGAAAAGATActccaaaaagtacctttaataaaaactttattattttataatttattttttcataataccaaaaaaaattgattttttgggaactgttacaaatacatattaaatattttttacggcatttaaaaaaaatcaataaaatggaaatttttgtataataatacattctttaaaatatatagagAGGACTAATTACATAATTATGTTACaacaaaacacaataaaaataacaactagttattgatttaaatataaattaataacacaaaTATAAACGGCAGCCACGcatttaatattcaaaacaaatatttatttgtaccaaacaatcaataaaacatcatctaatatgtatataaaacactCTAAAAGGTTTTAAAAGCAAGACCCTAAAACACTTTCTACACAATTAATCATTTGATAAAgcatattcaaatatttaacacaCACAAACAGCACCACAAATTAAATTACGCAAAAACCCGAGAAAATTAAGTGGAAAATATATGCAAATAATGATAACAATGAATGTAGTAATAACACAatatgttaaacaaatattgaataaaactgTTAAGCATAAACAAATTTTCCCAAACTtcacttaataaaaaaacaatttaatggcGTATGTATTTCTATTATCTTTTTTTAGCAGAGAGTTTGTACCACGAAAAGTTTCCAGATGTGGGTAGAATTATAAAAAGTCATTCAAAGAGTTGTTGCTCAACAAACACAATTAAGAAATTCTTGCCCATTGTGACATGGTTGCCCAAATATAATCCCAAATTTCTTGTATCGGATTTTGTGGCTGGCTTAACTGTGGGCCTCACAGCCATACCGCAGGCCATAGCGTATGCCATTGTAGCCGGTTTACCAACACAATATGGTTTATATTCAGCATTTATGggatgttttgtttatattatatttggTACTTGCAAAGACATAACTGTGGGTAagttaatataaacaatatatttagagtatttcaatttattatttctgattgttcttttttttctagGTCCCACTGCCATTATGTCTTTGATGATACAAACTCATATAGCGGGTAATCCAGATTATGCGGTATTATGTTGTTTTCTATCGGGCTGCATTATCTTTCTATTGGGTGTTTTGAATTTGGGAGTGTTGGTGAGATTTATATCAGTACCGGTGACAACTGGATTTACTTTGGCTGCAGCTGTCACCATAGCAAGTGgtcaaattaataatttatttggcATAAAAAGtaagtttaaatttagtgtttcttttttttaattattgaattgtgtgttttttttaaaggtccctcaaatgagtttttggATTCGTGGATAAATTTCTTTGGCCATATAACTGAGACCAAAAGAAATGATGCTATTTTGGGTGTGTGTACTTTAGTGGTGTTGCTATTAATGAGAGTAAGTAAATTCAAaagtataattaattttttccaaaatattttaatacgaAATTGACAAATGTAAGAAATTTGGCAtcgaaaaaaatctaaatcatgggattattttaacagcatttaaaaaatttcgaatataagttcgaattatagaaatatttaaaaaaaattatttttaattttttttagtaaaaaaaactttttatgctATTACTTGCTTTATGTTActtataacatttattttactattttttttcagaaagtTAAAGATCTACCCTGTAGTTATAAAACTCTAACGAAATATATTTCCTTGTCCCGTAATGCTATTGCAGTTGTAGTGGGTATattaatttgctatttattgaGTCACGATGATTGGTTGCCATTCAGAGTTAGTGGCAAAATTACTCCGGGTATACCACCGTTTAGGCCACCACCCTTCTCAACTCCAAACAACGGCACCACCGATAGTTTTGGTGAAATGGTATCAAATTTGGGTGCATCATTGGCCACCATACCATTGATTTCTATATTAGAGACAGTAGCCATAGCAAAGGCATTTTGTAAGTATTGGTTTaagtaacaaaatattatttatttaaatttgttctaaCACTTATCCAACAGCCAAAGGCAAAATAGTTGATGCTTCACAAGAAATGGTAGCTGTAGGACTTTGTAATGTTTTTGGTAGTTTTGTTTCCTCAATGCCTATTACCGGCTCATTTACTCGTTCGGCCATTAATAATTCTAGTGGTGTAAAGACCACTTTGGGTGGAGCCGTAACTGGTATATTGGTTTTATTAACTTTGGCCtttttaacatcaacattttACTATATACCCAAGGCTACTCTATCGGCCATAATTATATCAGCCATGATATTTATGGTGGAATATGATCGTATTGGAGAAATTTGGAAATCGAAAAGTAAgaaagaatatatattttttttaatattaaaaataaatttaataaactttgtttttttttatagaaatggaTTTGTTTCCTTTCCTGGTCACAGTAATAGCTTGTCTATTTTTGGGTTTAGAATTTGGCATGGTTGGTGGAATTCTGGCTAATatgctttttattttatacagcaGTGCCCGACCAAAAATTTTCATACACAAAGAAAAACTACAATCCATACAAGTGGGCATAGTAAATGTAAAGGAAAATCTTTGTTATTCATCTGCGGAATATTTGAAAtcgaaaattgttaaatttgtgaACACCAACGAAGACATCAGATTGGTGGTGCTCAATGGTgaagaaataacaaatattgATTCTACCGTGGCATTGGTAAGTTGTAGAAAACTAATTTCTAGGAAAAATGTTGACTTGATTGTGCAATTTGCGAATGGGTGAcatcaaatttaacaaattttgccttttttaaaacaaaaatgtttataaaaacgaaaaaaattttaacctgtAAGACGgcaacatttttctaaaaaatataactcactaaaattgtactttttaatTCATCAATTAACTCTTAATTTTGCAGAACATTTTGTCATTAAAAGAGGATTTACTTGTCTACTCTTGTGAGCTGATATGCTGGAATTGGAATATGGATGCAGCCGGTGTCATTTGCAGATTACATCCCAAGGAAAAAACAATGTTTAAGTTTAGCAAGTCTATCGCAGAAATTGTAGAGGAAGCTAAACCCAGACTTAGTTGCCAAAACAATTCAAACGATAATCACGATGTTTAAAGCAActataaaagtacaaaaaacagTTCCTTATAAATAATAAGATGTGCGACATTTAATAAAtgtgttttatataattttctatgCCTTTAAATATgggcaaataattttaatttaagaaaaaaattatgttaaaaaaaaatgattatatatacaatattgTAACTGTCTAtgcgaaaattttatttaaaagcacTGATGTTTTCTAATTCATTGGAAATCAATTTATGAGTAATTAATAATTCGCTGGATCGAAACTTATATTCTCTCTGCTACCTACATAttgtcaaaatatattttttaagtttaaaataattgttttttatataaatgtttatattagaAATATAACAAGAGTGCGataatcggctgtgccgaatcttatatgtaTATCCTTCACATTAGTAttctttaaatgaaaaattaataaaaatcaaatcaaaccatttttattttctacGTTGGGTAGACATgattattattgaattaattacACAATATGGAAAACTGGACTCCACGAAACCAAAAGTTAATAATAATCAGAACACAAAGACAAATTTATATGTCAAACTTAATCCTAATATTCCAGACCTTCaattgatatatttaaaaaaaatcgaggtagtcctattggtttttatcaatattaaattgtgtacctattttcaaaattacgacttttagttttacaacaatatttacaGGAACAATGAGCCAGAAGATGGACATACTGaagaatatacattttttaaacactttctgagtacaacatttttagaaCGCTATTCCAACTGCTTTTCTTGtggttgttttttaaaatgtaaaaaatcagagtgtacttttccattttttttaaatgaatacccTCAATATTTAGTTACCCTTAAATTTGTACATCTAAAGCAAAATCTAGGCttgatatatttttacataCCCGAGATAACAAAAATACTGTTTACagatacaaaaaacaaaacacatgtcaTTCATATTAACACATAACAAATTCTAACTAATGAGTGCTAAACAATAATAAAGAAACTATATAATAATCTTCATGTTTTCATTTTAGCTAATCCAACATTAAGCAGCGATTAAAATTTACCTGGcttaaaaatgtgttaatgtattttcccgCTTTAAAACATGAAGCTgatgtatacatacataaaactaAACTCTGCACATGGAAAATGTTTATCTAGCaacaaaagaaaactaaaaagaaCCAACATGCTGTTTGTTacctttgttttaaattgttgttggtaGTATTTCTATAATGTTGTTTAAACATTACTCACAACCGGaagataaaattatttttaagccgaaaaacaaaaataaataaaaagtacagaAGGTTCCACATAATGATGATGATATACAGTTGCGAACACAAAATAGCAGTACTGCTAGAAAATTTTCTTGAACGGCGTAcaaccattttaaaaaatttaaaatgagagTTTTGTTCAATAATCTGTCAAGTCTGTTAAATTTTAGTGAGGTAAAATTTTTGGAAGAAATATAACTTCGAAAATAAAGGACTCTTATATATGagaatacgtatttttttatcaacattAAATTAGCAttgaattaaattattgaattcgtttgttttaatttttttaaatatgatgaatatattgtatatttaatgttatattaaaatagtttttttcggAAATTCCTCTTTTATTGGGTCTCTTGCACCATGACTTAAGGGAAAATATGGACTGAATAACTTAACCTGAGAGCGATCGAAATATCATTAGAatcacaaattttaataaatttaatctgTCAGGCAAATAATAAATGGATATGACTGTATGAAGATTTATAGATGTAAACTTGGCATCCCGATGTCCAAAGAAAAAAGCACTAGTAACAAAAATACATGCTGGTACTGGGAAATGGcgcaatattttgtgaactgacatttctaaaattgttttacatatttgattttattttaaaatttgaaatcatAGAAATATTAACTAAAACGTATTGAAAAATCGTATGGATTGCAATGTTCACTAAACATTtactaacaaaaatatttagataggTACATAcctatttacaaaaaaaaactaactcaACTTTGcgaaaattttgtgaaacaaatttaaattaaagtcgaattaattttgttttaagccGAATCAAATGATAAAACtgtaatgtaaaaaaaagtaataaattggGAGAAGACATACTAATGAcgcttatacatattttaaatgtaatgcatgtgtgtataaaaaacactgtacatacatacaaaaaaaaagtacaatatgTACAAAAATAAAGAACTACAAAAAACACGACAATGAGTGAGTGAGGTTATCCTACCAAACAAACCATCTCATatctataactttttttatatatgaaataaCAAGGTTATATGGATATACACACAACTAACCCTCCTCCTGTTTTTCCTAACCAAGATACTAACAGTACTATTCCTacttgattaaaaatataataaaaaatatgtattacaaaaaaaataaaacacaact
The nucleotide sequence above comes from Calliphora vicina chromosome 1, idCalVici1.1, whole genome shotgun sequence. Encoded proteins:
- the LOC135964156 gene encoding sodium-independent sulfate anion transporter isoform X1, which gives rise to MTDLEAESLYHEKFPDVGRIIKSHSKSCCSTNTIKKFLPIVTWLPKYNPKFLVSDFVAGLTVGLTAIPQAIAYAIVAGLPTQYGLYSAFMGCFVYIIFGTCKDITVGPTAIMSLMIQTHIAGNPDYAVLCCFLSGCIIFLLGVLNLGVLVRFISVPVTTGFTLAAAVTIASGQINNLFGIKSPSNEFLDSWINFFGHITETKRNDAILGVCTLVVLLLMRKVKDLPCSYKTLTKYISLSRNAIAVVVGILICYLLSHDDWLPFRVSGKITPGIPPFRPPPFSTPNNGTTDSFGEMVSNLGASLATIPLISILETVAIAKAFSKGKIVDASQEMVAVGLCNVFGSFVSSMPITGSFTRSAINNSSGVKTTLGGAVTGILVLLTLAFLTSTFYYIPKATLSAIIISAMIFMVEYDRIGEIWKSKKMDLFPFLVTVIACLFLGLEFGMVGGILANMLFILYSSARPKIFIHKEKLQSIQVGIVNVKENLCYSSAEYLKSKIVKFVNTNEDIRLVVLNGEEITNIDSTVALNILSLKEDLLVYSCELICWNWNMDAAGVICRLHPKEKTMFKFSKSIAEIVEEAKPRLSCQNNSNDNHDV
- the LOC135964156 gene encoding sodium-independent sulfate anion transporter isoform X2 — translated: MTDLEESLYHEKFPDVGRIIKSHSKSCCSTNTIKKFLPIVTWLPKYNPKFLVSDFVAGLTVGLTAIPQAIAYAIVAGLPTQYGLYSAFMGCFVYIIFGTCKDITVGPTAIMSLMIQTHIAGNPDYAVLCCFLSGCIIFLLGVLNLGVLVRFISVPVTTGFTLAAAVTIASGQINNLFGIKSPSNEFLDSWINFFGHITETKRNDAILGVCTLVVLLLMRKVKDLPCSYKTLTKYISLSRNAIAVVVGILICYLLSHDDWLPFRVSGKITPGIPPFRPPPFSTPNNGTTDSFGEMVSNLGASLATIPLISILETVAIAKAFSKGKIVDASQEMVAVGLCNVFGSFVSSMPITGSFTRSAINNSSGVKTTLGGAVTGILVLLTLAFLTSTFYYIPKATLSAIIISAMIFMVEYDRIGEIWKSKKMDLFPFLVTVIACLFLGLEFGMVGGILANMLFILYSSARPKIFIHKEKLQSIQVGIVNVKENLCYSSAEYLKSKIVKFVNTNEDIRLVVLNGEEITNIDSTVALNILSLKEDLLVYSCELICWNWNMDAAGVICRLHPKEKTMFKFSKSIAEIVEEAKPRLSCQNNSNDNHDV